Proteins co-encoded in one Bacteroidales bacterium genomic window:
- a CDS encoding sodium ion-translocating decarboxylase subunit beta: protein MTAVEGIKEFIKFSGFANCTWRHLVMICIGLLFIFLAIRFEYEPLLLVPIGVGIIIGNIPFLEGAGLQVGIYEEGSVLNYLYFGVTKGIYPPLVFLGIGAMTDFSSLISNPKLMLLGAAAQVGIFITFWSALMLGFAPPEAAAIGIIGGADGPTAIFMSSMLANGQKMMHTGAFAGQTVQNLIGPIAIAAYSYMALVPVIQPPVMKLLTTKKERRIRMKPPRVVSKTEKILFPIIGLILTCFIAPSALPLLGMLFFGNLLKESGVTKRLANTASNALIDIVTIILGMTVGASTQATVFLTDKSMMIFVLGALSFIIASACGILFAKLMNLFLKEGNKINPLIGSAGVSAVPDSARVSQVEGLKADPSNHLLMHAMAPNVAGVIGSAVAAGIMLSFLLNF from the coding sequence ATGACTGCCGTTGAAGGAATAAAAGAATTTATCAAATTTTCGGGCTTTGCAAATTGTACATGGAGGCATCTTGTTATGATTTGTATAGGATTGTTATTTATTTTCCTGGCAATCAGATTTGAGTACGAACCTTTGCTTTTAGTGCCAATAGGAGTCGGTATCATTATAGGTAATATACCTTTCCTTGAGGGGGCCGGATTGCAAGTCGGTATCTATGAAGAGGGTAGTGTTTTAAATTATCTTTATTTCGGAGTAACAAAAGGTATTTATCCCCCTCTTGTTTTTCTGGGAATTGGTGCAATGACAGACTTCTCGTCATTAATTTCCAATCCAAAATTGATGCTTTTGGGAGCCGCAGCGCAAGTTGGTATATTTATTACTTTCTGGAGTGCTTTAATGCTTGGCTTTGCACCTCCTGAAGCAGCTGCTATCGGTATTATCGGTGGTGCTGACGGACCAACCGCGATATTCATGTCGTCAATGTTGGCCAACGGACAAAAGATGATGCATACAGGAGCCTTTGCAGGTCAAACCGTACAAAATTTAATCGGGCCGATTGCTATAGCCGCATATTCATATATGGCTTTGGTGCCAGTTATTCAACCACCTGTAATGAAGCTTCTTACAACAAAAAAAGAGCGCAGAATACGCATGAAACCACCAAGAGTTGTTTCTAAAACCGAAAAGATATTGTTCCCTATCATAGGTTTAATCCTTACTTGTTTTATTGCTCCGAGTGCTTTGCCTCTTTTGGGAATGCTTTTCTTCGGTAATCTCCTTAAAGAAAGCGGCGTAACAAAACGTTTAGCAAACACCGCAAGTAATGCTCTTATTGATATTGTAACGATTATCCTTGGTATGACGGTTGGTGCATCTACTCAGGCCACTGTATTTCTTACGGATAAGTCTATGATGATATTTGTATTGGGAGCGCTTTCATTTATTATTGCTTCTGCATGCGGAATTCTTTTTGCTAAATTGATGAATTTGTTCCTTAAAGAAGGAAATAAGATTAACCCTTTAATTGGTTCGGCAGGGGTTTCTGCTGTTCCGGATAGTGCTCGTGTTTCTCAAGTAGAAGGTTTAAAAGCAGATCCTTCAAACCATTTGTTAATGCACGCCATGGCACCTAACGTAGCCGGAGTTATTGGCTCGGCGGTAGCTGCAGGTATCATGCTCAGTTTCTTACTGAATTTTTAA
- the mce gene encoding methylmalonyl-CoA epimerase, translating to MKLNHIEHIGIAVKSIEESLPYYENILGLKCYNIEVVADQKVKTAFFKLGQTKIELLEPTDEESTIAKFIEKRGEGIHHIAYSVDNVKAALEELKDKDVKLIDADPRNGAEGLRIAFLHPKATGGVLTELCENPNK from the coding sequence ATGAAACTCAATCACATAGAGCATATCGGGATTGCCGTTAAAAGCATTGAAGAAAGCTTGCCTTATTATGAAAATATTTTAGGTTTGAAATGTTATAATATTGAAGTTGTAGCAGACCAAAAAGTAAAAACTGCTTTTTTCAAACTGGGTCAAACTAAAATAGAATTGCTTGAACCGACAGATGAGGAAAGTACAATAGCTAAATTCATCGAAAAAAGAGGCGAAGGTATTCATCATATAGCATATAGCGTTGATAATGTTAAGGCTGCCTTAGAAGAATTGAAAGATAAAGATGTTAAGCTTATTGATGCCGACCCTCGCAATGGCGCCGAAGGTTTACGTATTGCTTTTTTGCATCCGAAGGCTACCGGCGGTGTCTTAACCGAATTGTGTGAAAATCCGAATAAGTAA
- a CDS encoding U32 family peptidase — translation MINNKIEIMSPVGSFEALAAAIQAGAGSIYFGVDKLNMRARASAQNFTILDLKAISEICIANNVKSYLALNIVIYDEELEEAYSIIDAAKENNISAIIASDLAIIRYARKVGVEVHISTQCNVSNFEAVKFYSEFADVIVLARELNIKQIKSICDKIKEENICGPSGKLLQMELFVHGALCMSISGKCYLSLDTYGSEASANRGSCYQLCRRQYTVYDKDREIEMDIDGEYIMSPKDLKTIEFLDQILSAGVTVLKIEGRGRGPEYVKIVTQCYKEAVESYFENTFNQTKINDWNERLSTVFNRGFCSGYYLGKDFIEWTELYGNRATKVKKYIGSVTNYFTKLKVVELTLDADDLSVGDEIMIIGPTTGVEQFIVKELYFDNKPVDKVTKGEACSIFYPIYLRRSDKIFKLIKPSEIDS, via the coding sequence ATGATTAATAACAAAATTGAAATAATGTCGCCGGTTGGTTCATTTGAGGCTTTAGCTGCTGCAATTCAGGCTGGTGCGGGTTCTATCTATTTTGGTGTAGATAAACTTAACATGCGGGCAAGAGCCTCTGCACAAAACTTTACAATTCTGGATTTAAAAGCTATTTCGGAAATATGTATTGCTAATAATGTAAAATCATATCTGGCGCTTAATATCGTAATTTACGATGAAGAATTAGAAGAAGCTTATTCAATCATAGATGCGGCAAAAGAAAATAATATTTCTGCAATTATCGCTTCTGATTTGGCGATTATCAGATATGCCCGCAAGGTAGGTGTGGAAGTACATATTTCAACTCAATGCAATGTATCCAATTTCGAAGCAGTGAAATTTTACTCCGAATTCGCTGATGTAATAGTTCTTGCGCGAGAACTTAATATCAAGCAAATAAAAAGTATTTGCGATAAAATAAAAGAAGAAAATATTTGCGGACCATCCGGGAAACTATTACAAATGGAATTATTTGTGCATGGGGCTCTTTGTATGTCAATTTCCGGGAAATGCTACTTGAGTTTAGATACTTACGGAAGTGAAGCTTCGGCTAATCGCGGTAGTTGTTATCAGTTGTGCCGCCGACAATATACTGTTTATGATAAAGACAGAGAAATAGAAATGGATATTGATGGCGAGTATATTATGTCGCCAAAGGATCTTAAAACAATAGAATTTCTTGATCAAATCTTGTCTGCCGGAGTCACTGTTTTAAAAATTGAAGGAAGGGGTAGGGGGCCGGAATATGTTAAAATTGTCACCCAATGCTATAAGGAAGCAGTTGAATCATATTTCGAAAATACTTTTAATCAAACAAAAATTAATGACTGGAATGAGAGATTAAGTACAGTGTTCAATAGAGGTTTTTGTTCCGGTTATTATTTGGGAAAAGATTTTATTGAATGGACAGAATTATATGGGAACAGAGCAACTAAAGTGAAGAAATATATTGGTTCGGTAACAAATTATTTTACTAAGTTGAAAGTGGTGGAACTTACTTTAGATGCGGATGACCTTTCGGTGGGAGATGAAATTATGATTATCGGCCCTACAACTGGTGTGGAACAATTTATTGTTAAAGAATTATATTTTGATAATAAACCTGTTGATAAAGTTACAAAAGGTGAAGCCTGTTCAATATTCTATCCCATTTACTTAAGACGTTCCGATAAGATTTTCAAGTTAATAAAGCCAAGTGAAATTGATTCCTAA
- a CDS encoding OadG family protein, which produces MNILAITWDWSAFDSLAITIGLVGIIVVFVALLFLSFIYMLIPKILNIKSKRKIKKEDSDVVKENVDASGEACAAISAALHMYFNDLHDVESNVLTINTQEVKRQSPWSDKHQFLNQKIN; this is translated from the coding sequence ATGAATATTTTAGCAATAACTTGGGATTGGTCGGCATTTGATTCTTTAGCTATAACAATTGGACTTGTAGGGATTATTGTTGTGTTCGTAGCTTTATTGTTTTTATCTTTTATTTATATGCTTATTCCTAAAATTTTGAATATCAAATCTAAAAGAAAAATCAAAAAAGAAGATTCTGATGTTGTTAAAGAAAATGTTGATGCAAGCGGAGAAGCCTGTGCAGCTATTTCGGCAGCATTGCATATGTATTTTAATGATCTTCACGATGTTGAAAGCAATGTTTTAACTATTAATACCCAAGAGGTTAAGCGACAATCACCTTGGTCCGATAAGCATCAATTCCTTAATCAAAAAATAAATTAG
- a CDS encoding biotin/lipoyl-binding protein, with translation MKAYNFIINGNKYHVEIQKHEDKDITLEVNGMPYVVTTEKTATVKTAPKSFVRKETNAPSNTGSSPSGTAQIIKAPLPGNIISILVREGDTVTKGQKLLVYEAMKMENDVLAEGNGTVARIHVNIGDSVLQGANLIDIR, from the coding sequence ATGAAAGCATATAACTTTATTATAAATGGTAATAAATATCATGTTGAAATTCAGAAGCATGAAGATAAAGATATTACTTTGGAAGTAAACGGAATGCCTTATGTAGTTACTACCGAAAAAACAGCTACAGTAAAAACTGCACCAAAATCATTTGTTCGTAAAGAAACAAATGCTCCAAGTAATACAGGTAGCTCTCCATCAGGTACAGCTCAAATTATCAAAGCACCTTTGCCTGGAAATATTATCAGCATTCTTGTAAGAGAAGGCGATACTGTTACAAAAGGCCAGAAACTCTTGGTTTATGAGGCCATGAAAATGGAGAATGACGTTTTAGCCGAAGGAAATGGTACTGTTGCGAGAATTCATGTCAATATTGGCGACTCTGTATTACAAGGAGCTAATTTAATTGATATTAGATAG
- a CDS encoding acyl-CoA carboxylase subunit beta: MTNQEKLNQLIELRQKAQLGGGEDRIEAQHAKGKMTARERILMLLDEGSFEEYDMFVTHRCTNFGLEKQLILGDGVVTGRGTIDGRIVYVFSQDFTVMGGSLSETFAQKICKIMDQALKVGAPIIGINDSGGARIQEGVTSLAGYAEIFQRNIMASGVVPQISAIFGPCAGGAVYSPALTDFVIMSEKNSYMFVTGPKVTKTVTGEDITTEDLGGATVHASKSGVAHFKVTDEEEGLMLIRKLMEFVPNNNMEDPILTPCDDPIDRLEDSLNGIIPDNPNQPYDVLDVIHAVIDNGDFLEVHENYAKNMVVGFAKFNGMPVGIVANQPKYLAGVLDIGASRKGARFVRFCDAFNIPIVTFVDVPGFLPGSGQEYGGIIIHGAKLLFAFGEATVPKVTITLRKSYGGAHDVMSCKQLRADANYAWPSAEIAVMGAKGAIEVLEAKALKSITDPVEKEKFFKEKEAEYQDMFANPYQAAMYGYIDDVIEPRNTRFRIIRALCTLSTKKDSMPPKKHSNLPL, translated from the coding sequence ATGACCAATCAAGAGAAATTAAACCAACTTATTGAGCTAAGACAAAAGGCTCAACTTGGCGGCGGAGAAGACCGCATTGAAGCTCAACATGCAAAAGGAAAAATGACTGCAAGAGAGCGTATTCTGATGCTTCTTGATGAAGGAAGTTTTGAAGAATATGACATGTTCGTAACTCACAGATGTACTAACTTCGGATTGGAAAAACAACTCATTCTGGGTGATGGAGTTGTTACCGGAAGAGGTACTATCGACGGGAGAATCGTATATGTTTTCTCTCAGGATTTTACTGTAATGGGTGGCAGTTTATCTGAAACTTTTGCTCAAAAAATTTGCAAGATTATGGATCAAGCCTTAAAGGTAGGTGCTCCTATTATCGGAATTAACGATAGCGGCGGTGCACGTATCCAAGAAGGTGTTACCAGTTTGGCAGGTTATGCCGAAATTTTCCAGAGAAATATTATGGCGTCAGGTGTAGTACCTCAAATATCGGCTATTTTCGGTCCTTGTGCCGGCGGAGCAGTATATTCACCCGCTCTTACAGACTTTGTTATCATGAGTGAGAAAAACTCTTACATGTTTGTTACCGGTCCGAAAGTTACAAAAACCGTTACCGGAGAAGATATTACAACTGAAGATCTTGGCGGCGCTACTGTACACGCAAGTAAATCAGGCGTAGCTCACTTTAAAGTTACAGACGAGGAAGAAGGTTTAATGCTCATCAGAAAGTTGATGGAATTCGTCCCTAATAATAATATGGAGGATCCGATACTTACTCCTTGTGATGACCCAATTGATCGTTTGGAAGATTCATTGAACGGAATTATTCCGGATAATCCGAATCAACCTTATGATGTTCTTGATGTAATTCACGCGGTAATTGATAATGGCGACTTCCTGGAAGTTCATGAAAATTATGCGAAAAACATGGTAGTAGGTTTTGCAAAATTCAACGGTATGCCCGTTGGTATTGTTGCAAATCAACCGAAATATCTTGCAGGAGTATTAGATATTGGAGCATCTCGCAAAGGTGCCCGTTTTGTTCGTTTCTGTGATGCTTTCAACATACCTATAGTCACTTTTGTTGATGTTCCCGGTTTCTTACCGGGTTCCGGACAAGAGTATGGCGGCATAATTATTCACGGAGCGAAATTATTATTTGCTTTTGGCGAAGCTACAGTGCCTAAGGTTACTATTACTCTAAGAAAATCTTATGGCGGTGCCCATGATGTTATGAGTTGCAAACAACTTCGTGCCGATGCTAATTATGCTTGGCCGTCTGCAGAAATTGCGGTTATGGGAGCTAAAGGAGCTATCGAAGTTCTTGAAGCTAAAGCTTTAAAAAGTATTACTGATCCTGTCGAAAAAGAAAAATTCTTTAAAGAAAAAGAAGCGGAATATCAGGATATGTTTGCCAATCCTTATCAAGCAGCTATGTACGGTTATATTGACGATGTTATTGAACCTCGTAATACCCGTTTTAGAATTATCAGAGCTTTATGTACGCTTTCAACTAAGAAAGATTCTATGCCGCCGAAAAAACATTCTAATTTACCATTATAA
- a CDS encoding insulinase family protein, producing the protein MKRLLLILSAVVFPLISFSQQKYIDAKNYQLKNGLKVILCRDTEKPEIYGAVSINVGSINDPADATGMAHYFEHIMFKGTNKIGTLNWEEEKIYLDSISYYYDRLHDTNNKKERNKIQLKINELSQKAAQYAIPNETDAILSKMGGKGINAFTGLENTVYLNSFPSNQLHKWLEVYAERFRTPVFRLFQSELETVYEEKNMYQDNPISIFMEDILKETFGEHPYGRPVIGYTEHLKNPQISKMQKFFNTYYVTNNMTLILVGDLEFEPTMQLIEETFGELHFGQIPDFPEYKLPTFTGATIVEKRQTPIKLGIIGFNTVPVNHDDNLAIDIMSEILSNSTSTGLLDQLSLNYELLIAMPIPLAMKQHGVFAFMYIPKILGQSHQEAEALIFNCIDSLKTGNFNDDLFQAVKMEKITSEIRKVEGYANTFNMILGYQMNGKSWKDYYTDLDKIKALTKDDIEKVANKYFGDDYLLYRSKMGSADKDKIDKPDWKPIEIKNTDAQSDFAKMIDNETVEPIIPQVIDFNSDVNINETNRAYKVYSTKNPYNDIFTMKIYYNYGNYYNKHLSNAAEYVNLQGTEDSKFQDFHIKLQLLGASINLHTELDRSYINITGFDKDFEEIMELCNQKFFNTGNDEKTLSVLLENHQVNIRLMKRDASSCADAVYNYALFGDDSEYLRMPTSSEIEKYTGEELINYVREIFDYVGFVTYSGNINPETIYNILKKNNFIREEGYKKYPGESIPIEKNVTEDAVYYVHGKKFLQSNIHFFVPGLQMNTQDRNKILSKCFNQYFGGDMYSIVFQEIREFRSLGYSAYSRYLYDIMNRKPSYLYGYLGTQSDKTIEGIDAMHSLIVDIPKKEDKYNTAKESLLAVERSNYIDFRTLPYQVYLWRLEKYDEDPRAEMIKVIESVEFNDVLDFYDEAIKNKPVIISLSGNSKRFKKNDLSKFGKVNKVKMSDIFCE; encoded by the coding sequence ATGAAACGATTATTATTAATTCTCTCAGCTGTTGTATTTCCATTAATTTCATTTTCTCAACAGAAATACATTGATGCAAAAAATTATCAATTGAAAAACGGGTTAAAAGTAATTCTATGCAGGGATACCGAAAAACCTGAAATTTATGGTGCCGTAAGTATTAATGTGGGCAGCATAAACGACCCTGCAGATGCTACCGGAATGGCCCATTATTTTGAACACATAATGTTTAAAGGAACCAATAAAATTGGTACATTAAATTGGGAAGAAGAAAAAATTTATCTTGATAGTATCAGTTATTATTATGATAGACTTCATGATACCAATAACAAGAAAGAACGAAATAAGATTCAGTTAAAAATAAATGAATTGAGTCAGAAAGCCGCACAATACGCTATTCCTAATGAAACAGATGCTATTTTGAGTAAGATGGGTGGTAAGGGTATTAATGCTTTCACCGGTTTGGAAAATACTGTTTACCTAAATTCATTTCCTTCAAACCAACTTCATAAATGGCTGGAAGTATATGCCGAACGTTTTAGAACTCCTGTATTCAGACTATTTCAATCTGAACTTGAGACTGTTTACGAAGAGAAAAATATGTATCAAGATAATCCTATCAGCATTTTTATGGAAGATATTTTAAAGGAAACTTTCGGTGAACATCCTTACGGCAGACCGGTTATAGGCTATACGGAACATTTAAAAAATCCTCAAATTTCTAAAATGCAGAAATTTTTTAATACATATTATGTTACTAATAACATGACCTTAATTTTAGTCGGTGATCTTGAATTTGAACCTACTATGCAATTAATTGAAGAAACATTTGGAGAGCTGCACTTTGGCCAGATCCCGGATTTTCCTGAATATAAATTACCGACATTTACAGGAGCAACTATTGTTGAAAAACGACAAACTCCAATTAAATTGGGTATCATCGGGTTTAATACAGTACCTGTTAATCATGATGATAATCTGGCTATAGATATCATGTCTGAGATACTAAGCAATAGTACAAGCACCGGATTATTGGATCAGTTGAGTCTAAATTACGAACTGCTAATTGCAATGCCTATTCCTTTAGCAATGAAACAACATGGTGTTTTTGCCTTTATGTATATTCCTAAAATTTTGGGGCAATCACATCAGGAAGCCGAAGCTCTTATTTTCAACTGTATAGACTCATTGAAAACCGGTAATTTCAACGATGATCTATTTCAGGCTGTAAAAATGGAAAAGATAACATCTGAAATTAGAAAAGTTGAAGGTTATGCAAATACGTTCAATATGATTCTTGGCTATCAGATGAATGGCAAAAGTTGGAAAGATTATTATACAGATCTTGATAAAATAAAAGCCCTTACAAAAGACGATATAGAAAAGGTTGCAAATAAATATTTCGGCGATGATTATCTACTTTATCGTTCAAAGATGGGAAGCGCCGATAAGGATAAAATAGATAAACCCGATTGGAAACCTATTGAAATTAAGAATACCGATGCTCAATCGGATTTTGCAAAGATGATTGACAATGAAACTGTTGAGCCTATAATTCCTCAAGTAATTGATTTTAATTCAGACGTTAATATTAACGAAACCAATAGAGCTTATAAGGTTTATTCCACAAAAAATCCATATAATGATATTTTCACAATGAAAATATACTATAATTACGGCAATTATTATAACAAACACCTCAGCAATGCAGCTGAGTATGTTAATCTTCAGGGAACCGAAGACTCTAAATTCCAAGATTTCCATATTAAATTACAACTTTTAGGCGCTTCAATAAATCTACATACCGAATTAGACAGATCATATATTAATATCACCGGTTTTGACAAAGATTTTGAAGAAATAATGGAGCTATGTAATCAGAAGTTTTTTAATACAGGTAATGATGAGAAAACATTGAGTGTATTGCTCGAAAATCATCAGGTAAATATCAGATTGATGAAAAGAGATGCTTCAAGTTGCGCTGATGCAGTATATAATTATGCTTTATTCGGTGATGATTCCGAATACTTAAGAATGCCTACTTCTTCCGAAATAGAAAAATATACTGGTGAAGAATTAATTAATTATGTTCGTGAAATATTTGATTATGTAGGATTTGTTACCTACTCGGGAAATATCAACCCTGAAACAATTTATAACATTCTTAAGAAGAATAATTTCATTCGTGAGGAAGGTTACAAAAAATATCCGGGAGAATCTATCCCTATTGAAAAAAATGTAACGGAAGATGCGGTATATTATGTTCACGGTAAAAAATTCCTGCAAAGTAATATCCATTTTTTTGTACCCGGATTACAAATGAATACACAAGATAGAAACAAGATATTAAGTAAATGTTTTAACCAATATTTCGGCGGCGATATGTACTCAATTGTTTTCCAGGAAATACGCGAGTTTCGTTCTTTAGGTTATTCTGCTTATTCAAGATATCTTTATGATATTATGAATAGAAAACCGAGCTATTTATATGGATATCTGGGAACTCAATCGGACAAGACAATTGAAGGTATTGATGCGATGCACTCTTTAATTGTTGATATTCCCAAAAAGGAAGACAAGTATAATACTGCAAAAGAATCTTTACTTGCCGTAGAAAGATCCAATTATATTGACTTCAGGACACTTCCTTATCAGGTTTATTTATGGAGATTGGAAAAATATGATGAAGACCCGCGGGCAGAAATGATTAAAGTCATTGAAAGCGTTGAATTTAATGATGTTTTGGATTTTTACGATGAAGCTATTAAAAATAAACCTGTAATAATTTCTTTATCCGGAAATAGCAAGAGGTTTAAGAAAAATGATTTGAGTAAATTCGGAAAAGTGAATAAAGTAAAGATGAGTGATATTTTTTGTGAGTAA
- a CDS encoding DUF1573 domain-containing protein translates to MKKFIALICLAVICLTSFGQNKGPKIEFESTNHNFGEILVGAKDVTHDFVFTNTGDEPLMITNAKATCGCTVPKWTKTPIMPGETGVVSVTYTSTRAATTNPFGKTVTITTNGTPDKVGLTIKGHVVSELTKFSEGVIEKSVVDLGDFKNNRVYDRNLIVRNNGTIDLILTNVVVDNENVTAILPESPIGPNSTGEVILRINTKGLADKNEEVEINVTISTDSEKTPAIKAIVKGIRK, encoded by the coding sequence ATGAAAAAATTCATTGCATTAATTTGTTTAGCAGTAATTTGCTTAACAAGTTTCGGACAAAATAAAGGTCCAAAAATAGAATTTGAAAGTACCAATCACAACTTTGGTGAAATATTAGTCGGTGCAAAAGATGTTACTCATGATTTTGTATTTACAAATACCGGAGATGAACCATTAATGATAACTAATGCAAAAGCTACGTGCGGATGTACTGTTCCTAAATGGACAAAAACTCCGATTATGCCGGGTGAAACAGGTGTGGTATCCGTAACATATACTTCTACAAGAGCAGCTACTACTAATCCTTTCGGTAAAACCGTAACAATAACAACAAACGGAACTCCAGACAAAGTAGGTCTCACTATAAAAGGTCATGTTGTTAGCGAACTTACGAAGTTTTCCGAAGGAGTAATTGAGAAGAGTGTTGTTGATTTAGGCGACTTTAAAAATAATCGTGTTTATGACAGAAATCTTATTGTCCGCAATAACGGAACGATAGATTTGATTCTCACAAATGTTGTTGTCGACAATGAAAATGTTACTGCAATACTTCCCGAAAGTCCGATCGGTCCAAACTCAACAGGTGAGGTTATATTGAGAATTAACACAAAAGGTTTAGCTGATAAGAATGAAGAAGTTGAAATTAATGTTACAATTTCCACCGATTCTGAAAAAACTCCGGCTATCAAAGCTATTGTGAAAGGAATAAGAAAGTAA
- the yidC gene encoding membrane protein insertase YidC, with translation MSKNNIIGLIVIFVLIALYSWWNYKPLTEEEKFAQEQRRDSIMKAQLRADSIRIFQEIQEEIIKSSNDHLPANVTVEEKNAILNDKFGVFASFVTGKEEFYTIETDKLKLIFSNLGGKLYSVQLKEFQTYDSLPLILFEGSSNKFGINFFSNNRLIETEKLYFTPSENKSEIIVNDESGYDFNFRVYPLINDSVDYRRYIEYSYHVPYDDYMIDVSLNIVGMKDYVSSHHGFVDFLWSIDMRQQEKSKESRLNGTNIYYKFTGDKDVNNITENKDGSKKLPVKTEWVSFKQQFFTSSLIAKNDDAFVSGEITSEVDKNKANNISRYIKTMKAEMVIPYSGDPSESFDMSMYFGPNKFKELKKYGIQLEDQINLGNFFLVRWINRYGVLTVFNFLEQFNWNYGLIILVLTLLLKLILFPITYKSYLNGAKMRAVKPEMDAINEKYPNQEDAMKKQQETMAMYKKFGISPMAGCLPQLLQFPILIAMFRFFPVSFELRQQPFLWADDLSTYDSILDLPFNIPFYGDHVSLFTLLMTISTIIYTRINNKTMGQANQPGMKFMLYAMPILFLGIFNSYSAGLSYYYLLTNLITFAQMFIIGKIVPPEKLREKMLLKAASNKAKPKKKSSWQKKLEDLQKSQQAQARENAKRKK, from the coding sequence ATGAGTAAAAATAATATAATAGGGTTGATCGTAATTTTTGTACTGATAGCTCTTTATTCATGGTGGAACTATAAACCTCTTACGGAAGAAGAGAAATTTGCCCAGGAACAGCGTCGCGATTCGATAATGAAAGCACAACTCAGAGCAGATTCAATCAGAATTTTCCAAGAAATACAGGAAGAAATCATTAAATCAAGTAATGATCATTTACCGGCAAATGTAACAGTTGAAGAAAAGAATGCAATTTTAAATGATAAATTTGGTGTTTTTGCAAGTTTTGTAACTGGAAAAGAAGAGTTTTATACGATTGAAACAGATAAATTAAAATTGATTTTTTCTAACCTCGGAGGTAAACTCTATTCGGTTCAATTAAAAGAATTTCAAACTTACGATTCATTGCCGTTAATATTATTTGAAGGAAGCTCAAATAAATTCGGCATTAATTTTTTCTCAAATAATAGATTAATTGAAACCGAAAAGTTGTATTTTACACCGTCTGAAAACAAATCGGAAATTATTGTTAATGATGAAAGTGGTTACGACTTTAATTTTAGAGTATATCCTTTAATTAATGATTCTGTTGATTACCGCCGATATATAGAATATTCTTATCATGTTCCTTATGATGATTATATGATAGATGTAAGTCTTAATATAGTTGGAATGAAGGATTATGTTTCATCTCATCATGGATTTGTAGATTTCTTGTGGTCGATTGATATGAGGCAACAAGAAAAGTCGAAGGAGAGCCGTTTGAACGGAACAAATATCTATTATAAATTTACCGGAGATAAGGATGTAAATAATATTACGGAGAATAAGGACGGAAGTAAGAAATTACCGGTAAAAACCGAATGGGTTTCATTTAAACAACAATTCTTTACATCATCATTAATTGCAAAAAATGATGATGCCTTTGTTTCCGGAGAAATAACTTCTGAAGTTGATAAAAATAAAGCCAATAACATTTCGCGATATATTAAAACCATGAAAGCCGAGATGGTTATTCCTTATTCGGGTGATCCTTCGGAATCTTTCGATATGTCGATGTATTTTGGTCCTAATAAATTTAAGGAGCTGAAAAAATACGGAATACAACTCGAAGATCAGATTAATCTTGGTAATTTCTTTCTGGTAAGATGGATAAATAGATATGGAGTTCTAACAGTCTTTAATTTCTTGGAACAATTTAACTGGAATTACGGATTGATTATTTTGGTTTTAACATTATTGTTGAAATTGATTCTATTCCCGATTACATATAAATCATATTTGAATGGCGCAAAGATGCGGGCAGTTAAACCTGAGATGGACGCAATTAACGAAAAATATCCTAATCAGGAAGATGCAATGAAGAAACAACAGGAAACGATGGCTATGTATAAGAAATTTGGTATTAGTCCGATGGCCGGTTGTTTGCCTCAACTTTTACAGTTTCCGATATTGATTGCGATGTTCCGCTTTTTCCCCGTATCTTTTGAGTTAAGACAGCAACCTTTTCTTTGGGCAGACGACTTATCAACTTATGATTCTATTCTTGATTTGCCGTTTAATATTCCATTCTACGGCGACCATGTAAGTTTGTTTACACTTCTAATGACAATATCTACAATAATTTATACGAGAATAAATAATAAAACAATGGGACAGGCTAATCAGCCCGGAATGAAGTTTATGCTTTATGCTATGCCCATTTTATTCCTTGGAATTTTTAATTCTTATTCAGCCGGATTGAGTTATTATTATTTATTGACAAATTTAATTACTTTTGCACAAATGTTTATAATAGGTAAGATTGTTCCTCCGGAAAAATTAAGAGAAAAAATGTTACTTAAAGCTGCAAGTAATAAAGCTAAACCTAAGAAAAAATCAAGTTGGCAGAAGAAACTTGAAGACCTGCAAAAGTCGCAACAAGCTCAAGCACGTGAAAATGCCAAAAGAAAAAAATAG